CTTTGTTCAACTGCATCAAAGGTCTCGGTTTTTTTTGCAAAGGACCACCGGACTGTATTTCGCCCAAGTTCTGGTGTGGAATAAAAACTAGAACCTGGTACAACGGCTATTCCGACTTCCTCAACCAGGTATTTGGCAAATTCATAATCATCTGCATGAGCGCTGTATTGACTAAAATCACTCATTATGTAATAAGCACCTTGGGGTGGTTGTACGATAAATTGATATTCTTCCAGAATTTTGAGTATGCGATCGCGTCGGGTAGTATATGCTTGTTTTTGAGTCTCGAAGAACGACTCTGGCAATTTCAATCCAGCGACTGCAGCGTACTGGAAAGGGGCTGGTGCACAAATTGTTGTAAAGTCATGTAGCGTCCGAATCGCTGCACTTAAGTTAGTGGGGGCACAGACATAGCCAATCCGCCATCCTGTGATCGAGAAGGTTTTACTCAAACCACTAATAGTTAGAGTTTGCTCAAACATTCCATCAAGAGTTGCTAGAGGAATGTGTTGGTGTTCGTCGAAGGTGATGCGATCGTAAATTTCATCCGTAACAGCAACAACATTAAACTCTCGGCAAAGACTGGCTATAGAATTTAATTCTTCCCTTGTAAAAACACGTCCTGTAGGATTATGAGGTGTGTTAACAATGATCGCCTTGGTTTTGTGTGAAAAAGCAGCTCGTAGACGTTCTGGATCGAGTTGAAAAAAAGGCGGCTCTAATCTCACAAAAACTGGTTTAGCTTGTGCAAAATTAATGGCTGGGAGATAATTATCATGAAATGGTTCTATAACAATAACTTCATCACCCGGATTAACTAAGCTGAGCATTGCCAAGACAATACCTTCTGTGACGCCGCAAGTAACCGTAATTTGCTCCTCTGGGTCATAGTATAAATCGTACAAGTTTTGCAGATTATTTGAAATTGCTTGGCGAAGCTCTGGAATTCCCCAGGTGTTTGTGTATTGATTATGACCTTCTTCCATCGCCACAGATGCAGCCCGAATCAGTTCAGGAGGGGAGGGGAAATCAGGCAATCCTTGAGCCATGTTGATGGCTTTATGCTTGATTGCAAGCCTTGTCATTTCACGAATAACAGAGGGATGAAATTCTTGTAATCGCTTAGCAGATGGATACATTTATTCTCCTGTCGCTGGTATAAACTGTTGTTTTTAAAAATGTAAAGTTCACTATTAACGATATGTCATAAATGAAATTTTATTTGACTTATGCACTTATGAATGTTGTTAAAACTTACGCATATAGCAATCCTAAATGATTTATGAAAAATCTTAAGTATTGTAGGGTGGGCAGTGCTTACCGTATTTTGCTGACTACATCCGGGTTTTGCTAAGCACTGCCCAACGCCAGATACCTACGGAGGGAAACCCTCTCCGTTTGCGTAGCGCCCCCTATGCCTGCGGCACGGCTACGCCTATCGGGGCTAGTTGCACGCCAGTCCCCTCAACGGGGGGAACCCTCCGCAGTCGCCACAACGGTCAAAGCTCGCCGGGGGAAGCTTCCCCCGGCAGACTTTGGGGGAACCCCCGCAAGGCGCTGCTCTCCGCACGGGGCTGGCTCCACAACGGGGGGAACCCCCGCAAGGCACTTCTCTCTGCAGTAATGGCTCCCCTACGTGTCTTATGAATGTTGTTAAAACTTACGCATTGACAAAGTAGGCAAGCTGAAATACAGCCTTGCTTTATGATGTAGACAGAGCAATAATTAAACAGACGAATAACAGAGCCAGCAGCAAAAGTAAAGCTTGATTGCGTTTGATCCAATTTTTCACAGTTGCACCAAAGCTGTTGGCGTAACGCTGCTGCTGCAAGTATTGCTTACTCTCCTCAATATTTTCGTAGAGAATGCATTCTTTGGCAAAAGGACGCTGGGGAAAATTGCAAGTATCGTCAGCGTGGTAAGTGCAGCTGTCGCAGAGATACTCCTTCCCTGTGGCGCGATGTAGAGGAATGCCGGGATGTCCATAAGCTTTCAACTGAGTGCCACAATGAGGACAGGTGACAGCTTGGGAATTCACGGGTTGATGACAGCGAGGGCAAGTTGCAGT
This portion of the Brasilonema sennae CENA114 genome encodes:
- a CDS encoding pyridoxal phosphate-dependent aminotransferase, with translation MYPSAKRLQEFHPSVIREMTRLAIKHKAINMAQGLPDFPSPPELIRAASVAMEEGHNQYTNTWGIPELRQAISNNLQNLYDLYYDPEEQITVTCGVTEGIVLAMLSLVNPGDEVIVIEPFHDNYLPAINFAQAKPVFVRLEPPFFQLDPERLRAAFSHKTKAIIVNTPHNPTGRVFTREELNSIASLCREFNVVAVTDEIYDRITFDEHQHIPLATLDGMFEQTLTISGLSKTFSITGWRIGYVCAPTNLSAAIRTLHDFTTICAPAPFQYAAVAGLKLPESFFETQKQAYTTRRDRILKILEEYQFIVQPPQGAYYIMSDFSQYSAHADDYEFAKYLVEEVGIAVVPGSSFYSTPELGRNTVRWSFAKKTETFDAVEQRLHLKKHKSVGV
- a CDS encoding zinc ribbon domain-containing protein; its protein translation is MDTATCPRCHQPVNSQAVTCPHCGTQLKAYGHPGIPLHRATGKEYLCDSCTYHADDTCNFPQRPFAKECILYENIEESKQYLQQQRYANSFGATVKNWIKRNQALLLLLALLFVCLIIALSTS